Within Pantanalinema sp., the genomic segment TCTCATTGGCAGCGCGGTGTTAGCATGGTGGCCATGATGGCCGCCTCCGAATCGATTGCCTTCCAGGAGCGCTGGCTCGGTGCCGATGCGCCGGCCGCGATCGGCGCCTCCTTCCCTTGGCGCGCCTACGGCTGGGGCCTGGGATCGGTGGTCGCGGCCACGATCCTCGGTCAGCTCTTGATCGGGCGGCTCGACAAGGCCAACCTGATCATGGTGTTCCTGCTGGGCAACCTCGCGGTGGCCCTGCGTGGCGACCGCGGCGCGGCGATCGCCGCCGCCGTGCTATCGGTGGCGGCCTTCGACTTCTTCTTCGTGCCGCCCCACCTTTCCTTGGCCGTCTCGGACACCCAGTACCTCTTCACCTTCTTCGTCATGGGCCTGGTAGGGAGCGTCATCAGCACCCTGACTGCCCGCCTGGTCGCCATGATCGCGGAGAGCCGCGAGCGCGAGCGCCGCGCCCGCGCCCTCTACGAGCTGAGTCGCTCATTGCTCGCCGCCCGAGCGCCCCAAGAGGCGATCGCTGAAGCCGCGCGCCTCATCAGCCAGGAGCTCGGTCGGCCCGTGGGTGCCTGGTTGCGGGGCGCAGCGGGCCATGCGCTGCAGGCGGCCCAGGCGGCATCGCCCCTGACGAGCAGCGAACAGGAGATCCTCCACTGGGTCCTGGGCGAGGGCGAGCCCGCCGGCCCCGGCACCGAGACGTTCCCGGGGGCGACCGCCCTGTTCATCCCAGTGAGGAGCCCAAGCCGGATCCACGGCGCGTTCGTCCTGCGCTGGGCGGATCACGAGCCGCCCCCCGGTTCCGGGACCCGGGCGGCTATCGAAACAGGTGCCAACCAGCTCGCGATCGCCCTCGAGCAGGCGCGCGCGCGCGAGGAGGCCGACGCGGCCCACTCCCAGGCCGAGGTCGAGCGGATGCGGACCTCGCTTTTGAGCTCGGTCTCTCACGACCTGCGCACGCCGCTCGCCGGCATGGTCGGGGCGGCAAGCGCCCTGCTCGATGCCGAGGGGGCCTTTCCTGCGGACGTGCGTCGCGAGCTGCTCCAGGGGATCGTCGACGAGGGAGCCCGCCTGGGGCGCCTCGTGACGAACCTCCTTCATGCGACTCGACTCGAGGCGGCCCACGTGCAGCTCGCCAAGGAATGGTTTCCTCTGGAAGAGGCGATCGCCCCGGCCCTGAGCCGGCTCCAGGCCCCCCTTTCCCAGCACCCTGTCGCGGTGGATCTGGCCCCGGACCTGCCCATGGTCCAAGGGGATCCCGCCCTCGTCGAGCAGGTCTTCATCAACCTCCTGGAGAACGCCGCCAAGTACACCCCGCCGGGCTCGCCCATCAAGGTGCGCGCCTGGCTCGAGGCCGCGCGGATCTGGTCCGAAGTCGCCGACCAGGGGCCGGGCCTGCCTGCCGGCGAGGAAGAACGGGTCTTCGAGAAGTTTCACCACGTGCCGGGGCAATCGGGCGCGAAGGGAGCGGGGCTCGGCCTCGCCATCTGCCGCGGCATCGTCCTCGCCCACGGAGGCGCCATCCGTGCCGAGAACCTTCCGACCGGGGGGGCTGCGTTCCGCTTCTGGCTGCCCCTGACTCCGCCGCCCCCCATGACGCCCTGACCCGAGGGTGGAGGACCCATGTCCGAGACCAAGCCGCTCATCTTGATCATCGAGGACGAGGCGCCCATCCGACGCTTCTTGCGCGCCTCGCTGCCCCTGCACGACTACAAGATCCAGGAGGCCACCACCGCGCTCGACGGACTCCGCCTCGCAGCCGCCCAACGACCGGCTCTCGTGATCCTCGACCTGGGGCTGCCCGACATGGACGGCCTCGACGTGGTGAGGCAGCTGCGCGAGTGGAGCCAGGTGCCCGTGGTGGTCCTTTCGGCCCGCGAGCAGGAGAGCGACAAGATCACCGCCCTGGACGCGGGCGCGGATGACTACCTCACCAAGCCCTTCGGAGTCGGCGAGCTGCTCGCGCGCATGCGCGTCGCCATGCGCCACGGGGCGCGGCGCGCGGCCCCCGAGGCCACCGACTTCGCCTGCGGCGACTGGCACGTTGACCTGGCCGCGCGCCGGGTCTTCGTCGCCGGGCAGGAGGTCCACCTCACCCCCACCGAGTACCGCCTGCTCACGACCCTCATCCGACACGCGGGCAAGGTCGTCACCCACCGCCACCTCTTGCGCGAGCTGTGGGGCGACGAGCACGAGGACGCCCAGCACACGCTGCGGGTCCACATCAGCCAGCTGCGCCGCAAGCTCGAGGCCGACCCCGCGCGCCCGCGCCACCTCATGACCGAGCCGGGCGTCGGCTACCGCCTGCGCGAGGAAGCGGCCTCATAAGCCGGACTCGGGCCTGCCGCCGGCTCTTGCCATCCCATGGCGGGTCCTGAACGACTATGGTAGGATGGCGCTGCCCCATCCCCCTTGCATTTCATAGGCCACCGAGCCTCGCAGAGGGGCAGTCGGGGCACGGGAACTTTTGCCCGTTTTCCCTGTCCAAGCATTCTTGCCGTCTCACGGAGGCGGCGAGCATGCACCACCGATCACGCACCGATGGAGGAACACCTTCGACATGATTGTCGTCGAGAACTTAACCAAGCGGTACGCCGATCGCCCCGTGGTCCAGGACGTCTCGTTCCACGTCAAGAAGGGCGAGATCCTGGGTTTCCTGGGGCCGAACGGCGCCGGCAAGTCGACCACCATGAAGATGCTCACCGGGTACCTGACGCCGTCCGGCGGCAAGGTCACCATCGGCGGGTTCGACATGGCCACCGATTCCCTCAAGGCCAAGGCCCTCATGGGCTACATGCCTGAGAACCCGCCGGTCTACCCCGAGATGAGCGTCCGGGACTACCTGGCCTTCGTCGCCCGCCTGCGCGGCGTCGAGCGCGCCAAGGTCAAGGCCGCCGTCGAGGTCGCCCTTGCCAAGTGCTGGCTGACCGAGGTGCCCAACAAGCAGATCGGCCACCTCTCCAAGGGCTTCCAGCAGCGGGTGGGCCTCGCCCAGGCGCTGATCCACGACCCCGAGGTCGTCATCCTCGACGAGCCGACCAACGGCCTCGACCCCAAGCAGATCATCCAGATCCGCGAGCTGATCAAGGGCTTCGCCCCCGACCACACGGTCATCCTGAGCACCCACATCCTGCCCGAGGTCCAGAACACCTGCCACCGGGTGCTCATCATCAACGGCGGCAAGGTCGTGGCCGAGGGCGCCCCCGAGGCGCTCGAGTCCCAGCTCAAGGGCGGCAGCCGGATCCACGCCGAGGTGCGCGGCCCGAGAGCCGAGGTGCTCGATCGCCTGAGCACCCTGCACGGGGTCACCAGCGCCAACGCCAAGCTCCACGGCGAGCACCTGGTCTCGATCACCCTCGACACCGCGAGCGATGCCGACCTGCGCGAGCGGGTCGCCGCCGAGATCGTGGGCGCGGGCTGGGGCCTCCTCGAGCTGCGCGCGGTCGGCCTCTCGCTCGAGGAGATCTTCCTCAAGCTGACGACCACCGACGCCGCCGCCAATCACAAGGAGGAAGTGACAACCCATGGGTAAGATCTGGGCGATCGCCGGGCGCGAGATGCGCTCGTACTTCGTATCTCCCCTGGCCTACGTGGTCGGGGCGCTCTTCCTGCTCGTCTCGGGCTACCTCTTCTCCTTGATCCTCTTCGGGTCCCGCGAGGCGAGCATGCGTGGCCTGTTCGAGAACCTGAGCGTCGTGTTCCTGCTCATCACCCCCGCGCTCACCATGCGGCTGCTCGCCGAGGAGCGCGCCAGGGGCACGGTGGAGCTGCTGTTGACCGCGCCGGTGCGCGATCGCGACATCGTGATCGGCAAGTACCTGGCCGTCTGCCTCTACCTGCTCTTCCTGCTGGCCTTGACCCTCATCTACCCCGCGATCCTCGCGTGGGTCGGCAAGCCCGACTGGATGCCCATCCTCTCGGGGTACCTCGGGATCTTCCTCCTGGGGGCCTCGTTCATGGCGGTCGGCCTCATGGCCTCGTCGTGGACCAGCAACCAGGTCATCGCGGCCATCTCGACCTTCGCCATCAGCCTGATCATCTGGCTCTTGCCCGCCTCTTCGAGCGTGGTCGGCCAGCAGTTCGGCTCGGTGCTCGAGTACCTCTCGGTCCTCAGCCACCAGCAGAACCTCGGCCGCGGCATCATCGACACCACCGACCTGGTCTTTTACGGGTCCTTCATCGTGATCTGCCTCTTCCTGAGCATCCGCTCGGTAGAGGTCTATCGCTGGAGGTAGCATGAGCACCGATAACAAAGACAACATGAACGACAACACCAACAAGGCGCTCGATCGCGCCATCACCGTCATCGGCGTCCTGGCGATCGTGCTTTTGGCCGGCGCGCTGGGGGCCTCCTACGTGCCGAGCGTGCCCTTCGTCGCCATCCAGGCCGCGCGCTACGCGGGCTTCGCCTGTATCGCCTTCTTCGTGATCGGCTCGGCCGTCCAGAACAAGGACTTCCTCGCGGATCTCGCCAAGAACCGCACCACCCAGAACGGCACCAAGTCGCTGATCACCACCCTTGCGATCCTGGTGATCATCGGCGTGCTCAACTGGTTCGGCACCCGCGTCCACCAGCGGGTGGACCTGACGGCCAACCAGCAGTTCTCGTTGTCCGAGCAGTCCAAGAAGATCGCCAAGGGCCTCAAGCAGGAGCTCAAGCTCACGGCCTTCATCCGCGGGGGAGACCCCCAGGGCCGCCAGCTCAAGGACCTGATGGCCGAGTACGGCTACCAGACCGACAAGCTCAAGCTCGAGCTGATCGATCCCGATCGCGAGCCGGGCAAGGTCAAGCTGTTCTTCCAGTCGCACCCGAGCGCCTCGCAGCGCTTCAACGTGCTGATCATCGACAACGGCACCAAGCTCACCGAGGCCCAGGGCGTCGGGGAGCAGGACGTGACCGCGGCCATCCTCAAGGCCACCCAGACCCAGGAGATGAACGTCTACTTCCTCCAGGGCCACGGCGAGGCCGACATGGAAGGCTTCCAGCAGGACGGCCTGGGCCAGGCCAAGCAGGCGCTTGAGAAGCAGAACTACAAGGTCCAGAAGCTCAGCCTCTTCGAGACCAAGAACCAGGTGCCCGAGGACGCCAGCGTGCTGATCGTCGCGGGCCCCCAGAAGCCCCTGATGCCCCAGGAGCTTTCCGCCCTCGACGCCTACGTCAA encodes:
- a CDS encoding DUF4118 domain-containing protein; the encoded protein is MAASESIAFQERWLGADAPAAIGASFPWRAYGWGLGSVVAATILGQLLIGRLDKANLIMVFLLGNLAVALRGDRGAAIAAAVLSVAAFDFFFVPPHLSLAVSDTQYLFTFFVMGLVGSVISTLTARLVAMIAESRERERRARALYELSRSLLAARAPQEAIAEAARLISQELGRPVGAWLRGAAGHALQAAQAASPLTSSEQEILHWVLGEGEPAGPGTETFPGATALFIPVRSPSRIHGAFVLRWADHEPPPGSGTRAAIETGANQLAIALEQARAREEADAAHSQAEVERMRTSLLSSVSHDLRTPLAGMVGAASALLDAEGAFPADVRRELLQGIVDEGARLGRLVTNLLHATRLEAAHVQLAKEWFPLEEAIAPALSRLQAPLSQHPVAVDLAPDLPMVQGDPALVEQVFINLLENAAKYTPPGSPIKVRAWLEAARIWSEVADQGPGLPAGEEERVFEKFHHVPGQSGAKGAGLGLAICRGIVLAHGGAIRAENLPTGGAAFRFWLPLTPPPPMTP
- a CDS encoding response regulator — translated: MSETKPLILIIEDEAPIRRFLRASLPLHDYKIQEATTALDGLRLAAAQRPALVILDLGLPDMDGLDVVRQLREWSQVPVVVLSAREQESDKITALDAGADDYLTKPFGVGELLARMRVAMRHGARRAAPEATDFACGDWHVDLAARRVFVAGQEVHLTPTEYRLLTTLIRHAGKVVTHRHLLRELWGDEHEDAQHTLRVHISQLRRKLEADPARPRHLMTEPGVGYRLREEAAS
- a CDS encoding ABC transporter ATP-binding protein, whose protein sequence is MIVVENLTKRYADRPVVQDVSFHVKKGEILGFLGPNGAGKSTTMKMLTGYLTPSGGKVTIGGFDMATDSLKAKALMGYMPENPPVYPEMSVRDYLAFVARLRGVERAKVKAAVEVALAKCWLTEVPNKQIGHLSKGFQQRVGLAQALIHDPEVVILDEPTNGLDPKQIIQIRELIKGFAPDHTVILSTHILPEVQNTCHRVLIINGGKVVAEGAPEALESQLKGGSRIHAEVRGPRAEVLDRLSTLHGVTSANAKLHGEHLVSITLDTASDADLRERVAAEIVGAGWGLLELRAVGLSLEEIFLKLTTTDAAANHKEEVTTHG
- a CDS encoding ABC transporter permease subunit → MGKIWAIAGREMRSYFVSPLAYVVGALFLLVSGYLFSLILFGSREASMRGLFENLSVVFLLITPALTMRLLAEERARGTVELLLTAPVRDRDIVIGKYLAVCLYLLFLLALTLIYPAILAWVGKPDWMPILSGYLGIFLLGASFMAVGLMASSWTSNQVIAAISTFAISLIIWLLPASSSVVGQQFGSVLEYLSVLSHQQNLGRGIIDTTDLVFYGSFIVICLFLSIRSVEVYRWR
- a CDS encoding GldG family protein, which gives rise to MSTDNKDNMNDNTNKALDRAITVIGVLAIVLLAGALGASYVPSVPFVAIQAARYAGFACIAFFVIGSAVQNKDFLADLAKNRTTQNGTKSLITTLAILVIIGVLNWFGTRVHQRVDLTANQQFSLSEQSKKIAKGLKQELKLTAFIRGGDPQGRQLKDLMAEYGYQTDKLKLELIDPDREPGKVKLFFQSHPSASQRFNVLIIDNGTKLTEAQGVGEQDVTAAILKATQTQEMNVYFLQGHGEADMEGFQQDGLGQAKQALEKQNYKVQKLSLFETKNQVPEDASVLIVAGPQKPLMPQELSALDAYVKRGGKLYAMLAAGTDSGLEGLLSKYGITAQKDLVVDPRANLFGDAAAPVIQTYPNHAITQGLRPTIYPAARSLELAEKAPTGVTLTSLVESSDVSFGKRNLKDRSAEFNPSVDKKGPLKLAVAAILDASASSKPTRLLAVGNAQFAGNGFYSGAGNGDFFLNGVNWLAEQDNLVSIPPKTNEPKTLFLTGQQQSTIFLATVAGAPAAMLLAGGFVWWRRRRS